A DNA window from Megalobrama amblycephala isolate DHTTF-2021 linkage group LG11, ASM1881202v1, whole genome shotgun sequence contains the following coding sequences:
- the LOC125278858 gene encoding polymeric immunoglobulin receptor-like isoform X2 produces the protein MSVKGYSGGGVTITCGYDERFKANEKYFCKGQWSTCTDQIRTKEKNKWVQKDRFSLYDDTTSRVFKVTIRDLSERDSGIYYCGTGNFGLDPYTEVNLKVITAQQIRSLRRYSGGNIIINFKYEKKHKNHEKYVCKSAADQCLTVINTNRAAEWKHDRRFSVHDDGSAGLLRLFIRELNENDSGEYMITVKVSEEYSFFSEFNLDIRDDDCCVKSISLSAAAGGSVNISCKYPQSHSRDVKFLCWRSGDDLCAEETSVNQSRRWSPEGKIQLYDDREEQLLTGSISHVTEQHSEYWCGVQSDQGHKSFITRVLIRVTEMTSPPPPPSSSSSPSPPSSSSSSPSSSSAASFSSVQSSAFTGVSRTSTSLASLNTSSGSSLIIPLVLVLLVLIIAGLSFQFLCRKHQSRGGDSSSQTGPGEHEVVSQTGCDYDEIKETHKQLPTNSSDSSNCVYATVQKDTGDSQCCITSAEDLNYAVVDFHNESDCPDSFSIRNNQDYSKYAAVNHLTA, from the exons ATGAGTGTGAAAGGATATTCAGGAGGTGGAGTCACGATCACATGTGGATATGATGAAAGATTTAAAGCAAatgaaaagtatttttgtaaagGACAGTGGTCAACATGCACAGATCAAATCAGGactaaagagaaaaataaatggGTTCAGAAGGATAGATTTTCTCTGTATGACGACACAACATCAAGAGTCTTCAAAGTAACCATCAGAGATCTGAGTGAACGGGATTCTGGGATCTACTATTGTGGAACTGGGAACTTTGGTCTAGATCCCTACACTGAAGTGAATCTGAAGGTTATAACAG ctcaacaaatCAGGAGCTTGAGAAGATATTCAGGAGGAAACATCATTATAAACTTCAAATATGAGAAGAAACACAAGAACCATGAGAAATATGTCTGTAAATCTGCAGCAGATCAATGTTTGACTGTAATAAACACTAACAGAGCAGCAGAATGGAAACATGACAGACGATTCTCCGTTCATGATGACGGATCTGCAGGTCTCTTACGTCTGTTTATCAGAGAGCTGAATGAGAACGACTCTGGAGAATATATGATTACAGTCAAAGTTTCTGAAGAATACAGTTTCTTCTCTGAGTTTAATCTGGACATCAGAGACG ATGATTGTTGTGTGAAGAGCATCAGTCTATCAGCTGCTGCAGGAGGATCTGTGAACATCAGCTGCAAATACCCACAATCCCACAGTAGAGATGTGAAGTTTCTCTGCTGGAGATCTGGAGATGATCTCTGTGCTGAAGAGACGTCTGTGAATCAGAGCAGAAGATGGAGTCCTGAGGGAAAGATCCAGCTGTATGATGACAGAGAAGAGCAGCTCCTGACAGGAAGCatcagtcatgtgactgaacAACATTCAGAATACTGGTGTGGAGTTCAGTCTGATCAAGGACACAAGAGCTTCATCACACGAGTCCTGATCAGAGTTACAG agatgacatcaccaccaccaccaccatcatcttcatcatcaccatcaccaccatcatcatcatcatcatcaccatcttcATCATCTGCTGCTTCTTTCTCATCAGTCCAATCTTCAGCGTTCACAGGCGTTTCCAGAACTTCTACATCACTGGCGTCTCTGAACACATCATCAG GCTCTTCTCTGATCATCCCTCTGGTTCTGGTTCTTCTGGTTCTGATCATCGCTGGACTCTCATTCCAGTTTCTCTGTAGGAAGCATCAGTCTCGAG GTGGTGATTCATCATCTCAGACTGGACCTGGAGAACATGAAGTG GTTTCTCAAACTGGTTGCGATTACGATGAGATTAAAGAAACTCACAAACAATTACCCACAAATTCTTCTGATTCTTCTAACTGCGTTTACGCTACAGTTCAGAAAGACACTGGTGACTCTCAGTGCTGCATCACATCTGCAGAGGATCTGAATTATGCAGTGGTGGATTTCCACAATGAATCGGACTGTCCTGACAGTTTCAGTATCAGGAATAATCAGGATTACAGTAAATATGCTGCTGTCAATCATCTCACTGCTTGA
- the LOC125278858 gene encoding polymeric immunoglobulin receptor-like isoform X1, translating into MKIILTFTLLMIPGVVISMSVKGYSGGGVTITCGYDERFKANEKYFCKGQWSTCTDQIRTKEKNKWVQKDRFSLYDDTTSRVFKVTIRDLSERDSGIYYCGTGNFGLDPYTEVNLKVITAQQIRSLRRYSGGNIIINFKYEKKHKNHEKYVCKSAADQCLTVINTNRAAEWKHDRRFSVHDDGSAGLLRLFIRELNENDSGEYMITVKVSEEYSFFSEFNLDIRDDDCCVKSISLSAAAGGSVNISCKYPQSHSRDVKFLCWRSGDDLCAEETSVNQSRRWSPEGKIQLYDDREEQLLTGSISHVTEQHSEYWCGVQSDQGHKSFITRVLIRVTEMTSPPPPPSSSSSPSPPSSSSSSPSSSSAASFSSVQSSAFTGVSRTSTSLASLNTSSGSSLIIPLVLVLLVLIIAGLSFQFLCRKHQSRGGDSSSQTGPGEHEVVSQTGCDYDEIKETHKQLPTNSSDSSNCVYATVQKDTGDSQCCITSAEDLNYAVVDFHNESDCPDSFSIRNNQDYSKYAAVNHLTA; encoded by the exons ATGAAGATCATCTTGACTTTCACTCTGCTGATGATTCCTG GTGTCGTGATCTCCATGAGTGTGAAAGGATATTCAGGAGGTGGAGTCACGATCACATGTGGATATGATGAAAGATTTAAAGCAAatgaaaagtatttttgtaaagGACAGTGGTCAACATGCACAGATCAAATCAGGactaaagagaaaaataaatggGTTCAGAAGGATAGATTTTCTCTGTATGACGACACAACATCAAGAGTCTTCAAAGTAACCATCAGAGATCTGAGTGAACGGGATTCTGGGATCTACTATTGTGGAACTGGGAACTTTGGTCTAGATCCCTACACTGAAGTGAATCTGAAGGTTATAACAG ctcaacaaatCAGGAGCTTGAGAAGATATTCAGGAGGAAACATCATTATAAACTTCAAATATGAGAAGAAACACAAGAACCATGAGAAATATGTCTGTAAATCTGCAGCAGATCAATGTTTGACTGTAATAAACACTAACAGAGCAGCAGAATGGAAACATGACAGACGATTCTCCGTTCATGATGACGGATCTGCAGGTCTCTTACGTCTGTTTATCAGAGAGCTGAATGAGAACGACTCTGGAGAATATATGATTACAGTCAAAGTTTCTGAAGAATACAGTTTCTTCTCTGAGTTTAATCTGGACATCAGAGACG ATGATTGTTGTGTGAAGAGCATCAGTCTATCAGCTGCTGCAGGAGGATCTGTGAACATCAGCTGCAAATACCCACAATCCCACAGTAGAGATGTGAAGTTTCTCTGCTGGAGATCTGGAGATGATCTCTGTGCTGAAGAGACGTCTGTGAATCAGAGCAGAAGATGGAGTCCTGAGGGAAAGATCCAGCTGTATGATGACAGAGAAGAGCAGCTCCTGACAGGAAGCatcagtcatgtgactgaacAACATTCAGAATACTGGTGTGGAGTTCAGTCTGATCAAGGACACAAGAGCTTCATCACACGAGTCCTGATCAGAGTTACAG agatgacatcaccaccaccaccaccatcatcttcatcatcaccatcaccaccatcatcatcatcatcatcaccatcttcATCATCTGCTGCTTCTTTCTCATCAGTCCAATCTTCAGCGTTCACAGGCGTTTCCAGAACTTCTACATCACTGGCGTCTCTGAACACATCATCAG GCTCTTCTCTGATCATCCCTCTGGTTCTGGTTCTTCTGGTTCTGATCATCGCTGGACTCTCATTCCAGTTTCTCTGTAGGAAGCATCAGTCTCGAG GTGGTGATTCATCATCTCAGACTGGACCTGGAGAACATGAAGTG GTTTCTCAAACTGGTTGCGATTACGATGAGATTAAAGAAACTCACAAACAATTACCCACAAATTCTTCTGATTCTTCTAACTGCGTTTACGCTACAGTTCAGAAAGACACTGGTGACTCTCAGTGCTGCATCACATCTGCAGAGGATCTGAATTATGCAGTGGTGGATTTCCACAATGAATCGGACTGTCCTGACAGTTTCAGTATCAGGAATAATCAGGATTACAGTAAATATGCTGCTGTCAATCATCTCACTGCTTGA